One window from the genome of Salisaeta longa DSM 21114 encodes:
- a CDS encoding cysteine desulfurase family protein: MAIYLDHAATTPLDRAVLAAMEPYLLEHFGNASSVHGRGRQARVAVEEARERVAAALGAEPSEVVFTSGGTESDNLALKGALRARAADGRTRLVTSAAEHEAVLQPAEQLAAEGYEATVLAPDAHGRITPDRLDEALDDRVALVSLMHANNEIGTLHDIAALADVCHAHGAWLHCDAVQTAGLMALNVKDLGADLLSLSAHKLYGPKGVGALYVRGGIDLPPLVAGGAQERNRRGGTENTPGVVGLAEALTRAVERAPERVARLESLQQRLVEGLTDALDHFRFNTPVHHGPVAPHIVNISFPPHAGQPIDGEMLLLNLDMHGVQASAGSACTSGALEPSHVLTALGLPRETAAAAVRFSLGKDTSPEDVDGAVDTLADTIDRMRR, from the coding sequence ATGGCTATTTATCTCGACCACGCCGCAACCACACCGCTCGACCGCGCGGTGCTGGCGGCCATGGAGCCGTACCTGCTGGAGCATTTTGGCAACGCCTCGTCGGTGCACGGGCGCGGGCGGCAGGCCCGCGTGGCTGTGGAGGAAGCCCGCGAGCGCGTGGCGGCGGCGCTGGGGGCCGAGCCCTCCGAGGTTGTGTTTACAAGCGGCGGGACCGAGTCGGATAACCTGGCGCTCAAGGGAGCACTTCGCGCCCGGGCGGCAGACGGCCGAACGCGGCTCGTCACGTCAGCGGCCGAGCACGAAGCGGTGCTTCAGCCCGCCGAGCAGCTTGCGGCCGAAGGATACGAGGCCACGGTGCTTGCCCCCGATGCCCACGGCCGCATCACTCCCGATCGGCTCGACGAGGCCCTCGACGACCGCGTGGCGCTCGTGTCGCTCATGCATGCCAACAACGAAATCGGCACCCTGCACGACATCGCGGCACTGGCCGACGTGTGCCACGCCCATGGGGCCTGGTTGCATTGCGATGCCGTGCAAACCGCCGGGCTGATGGCCCTCAACGTTAAGGACCTGGGGGCCGATCTGCTGTCGCTCTCGGCGCACAAGTTGTACGGTCCGAAGGGCGTGGGCGCGCTGTACGTGCGAGGGGGCATCGACCTGCCGCCGCTCGTGGCGGGCGGCGCACAGGAGCGCAACCGCCGCGGAGGCACCGAGAACACGCCGGGCGTTGTGGGCCTCGCGGAGGCGCTTACGCGTGCCGTCGAGCGGGCGCCCGAGCGGGTGGCGCGCCTCGAGTCGTTGCAGCAGCGGCTCGTGGAGGGGCTAACGGACGCGCTGGACCACTTCCGCTTCAACACGCCGGTGCACCACGGGCCCGTCGCGCCGCACATCGTCAACATCTCGTTTCCCCCGCACGCGGGACAGCCCATCGACGGCGAAATGCTGCTCCTGAACCTCGACATGCACGGCGTGCAGGCCTCGGCCGGATCCGCGTGTACCAGTGGCGCGCTGGAGCCCAGCCATGTGCTTACGGCGCTAGGACTGCCGCGCGAGACGGCCGCTGCCGCGGTGCGCTTCTCGCTGGGGAAGGATACCAGCCCCGAAGACGTTGATGGGGCCGTGGATACGCTGGCCGATACCATCGATCGCATGCGCCGCTAA
- a CDS encoding TIGR04282 family arsenosugar biosynthesis glycosyltransferase, whose protein sequence is MTDALIVFAKPPEPGAVKTRLTTLLSDEEAAALYAAFLEDALRQYAALAADVRLYLTDASAALPVPDRVGVHEQSGAGLGARMHTAFQETFAAGYARAVIIGTDHPTLPSARIRRAFDALRPAPAVALGPSADGGFYLLGLTAPQPALFAGMTYSHDEVFAETRRRAEGLDARLTVLPEWYDVDTPAALQRMLQDLEGAPHAVRTRATVRRLNLRERLRAASR, encoded by the coding sequence ATGACCGACGCCCTCATCGTCTTTGCCAAGCCGCCGGAGCCGGGGGCCGTAAAGACGCGCCTCACCACGCTCCTGAGCGACGAAGAAGCCGCAGCCCTCTACGCGGCCTTTCTGGAAGATGCCTTGCGGCAGTACGCCGCGCTCGCTGCCGATGTGCGCCTGTACCTGACCGACGCGTCGGCCGCGCTCCCCGTGCCCGATCGGGTGGGCGTGCACGAGCAGTCGGGGGCGGGCCTCGGCGCGCGGATGCACACGGCCTTTCAGGAGACGTTTGCGGCGGGGTATGCGCGGGCTGTCATCATCGGGACGGATCATCCTACGCTGCCGTCGGCACGCATCCGCCGGGCGTTCGATGCGCTGCGCCCCGCTCCGGCCGTTGCGCTGGGGCCAAGCGCCGATGGCGGGTTTTACCTGCTGGGCCTCACCGCTCCGCAGCCCGCGCTGTTTGCGGGCATGACCTACAGCCACGACGAGGTGTTTGCGGAGACGCGTCGCCGTGCGGAGGGCCTTGACGCCCGTCTCACGGTGCTGCCTGAGTGGTACGACGTTGACACCCCCGCGGCGCTGCAACGGATGCTCCAGGACCTAGAGGGCGCGCCGCATGCCGTACGCACGCGGGCTACCGTGCGGCGGCTGAACCTGCGCGAGCGATTGCGTGCAGCGTCGCGGTGA
- a CDS encoding DUF4175 family protein, with product MSEQSIRLVERLRTRVRRTLRRLTLAKAATVAVWCVGGLALAWLLATAVEAGLWLPTTARSVLMGLLGAAALGALAYVARPTLQLLGVLPQPDDAAVAAHIGNAYPEVSDRLLTVLQLADGRRTEAPDPMVEAAVQRLGADVDAVPFEDLADFTPVQRASRYAVLPLLGVLAFFLIAPTTFLGASGRLLSPRTHFQPPAPFQLAVSPGDATRVKGDSLQIRIEATGDMPAALSLQVDPGAAPVQTMRLTPNAAGVFTHLLRGVRSDLRYRIRHPLLDTRWYRVTVHPRPLVQRLRVVITPPAYTGLPAETLATNVGDVTALPGSRVTVRAHVGGAPVERATLLFADSTQRPLTIDGRAALGSFTLYADGAYSLRLESPQGIANAAPIRYQLATQRDAPPAITFEAPTARAALTEALAPTLRLRLRDDFGFSRVRLYYRVSERRFGTPDSAFRSISLPPPPAGRDQTLSYTWLMAQASGLNLMPGDVVSYYAKVWDNNAVAGYRSDVTATQQLRLPSMAEQYEALDKTQQAATQTIDRMQQDAQQLRQETQELKQTIRRTREASWQSKRQAEQIAQQQQALEQKANQLQQQMEEITRQMQKGELTSPETQKLYKELQRVIEELKSPELERALQKLQEAMQQMDLRQMMQSMEQMTFNEEQYQQRLKRVKELFERLKAQQSLDELAKRSAAIAKLQKQLAEQTQKLAQGDSAAAARPQPSETANQQQPSGKKASERKKNAGQKPTAPQQKAAGRSPSPQKKTTQQQRDALAREQDRARKQLEALQKQLRKLTEPSASKALPKKQLQQLQQRMAQQKLSRQMKQSSQQLRRGQFKQAQQSQQQLQQQMQQMTQQLRQMKQQMSGKQRRINRAGLLAALDHTLRLSQQQEALRHAVDRLVSESPTLREKAQAQNRLVTGTTLLSDSLQHLAERIPQISSAFQARATNALRAMETATTALTEGRVPNATSEQKSAMMHLNELAALILDVLEQLNKGQGKGGGGMSMQQMMQQLQQMAGQQQQLNRQMQQFLNSVQGKRLSANQQARLKQLARQQERIQQELNALRKQAGPNAQQALGDLGKVAEQMEQTIRELQQQRVDRRRLNDRQQQILTRLLQAQQSLRTQGTDDQRKARTAEGTYERTPPDALSPAEQTDRLRRDLIRALESGYAPDYEALIRAYFERLQQLQAPAAPPR from the coding sequence ATGAGTGAACAGTCGATTCGTTTGGTTGAGCGCCTCCGCACGCGCGTACGTCGCACGCTGCGGCGCCTCACCCTTGCAAAGGCTGCCACGGTGGCCGTATGGTGCGTAGGCGGCCTCGCCCTTGCCTGGCTCCTTGCCACGGCTGTTGAAGCCGGCCTGTGGCTACCCACCACCGCTCGCTCCGTGCTCATGGGCCTGCTTGGCGCGGCTGCGCTTGGCGCGTTGGCCTACGTCGCGCGTCCGACCCTCCAGCTCCTAGGCGTCCTCCCACAGCCCGACGATGCCGCCGTTGCTGCGCACATTGGCAACGCCTATCCCGAGGTGTCCGACCGCCTCCTCACGGTGCTCCAGTTGGCGGATGGGCGGCGGACGGAAGCGCCCGACCCGATGGTGGAAGCCGCTGTGCAGCGGCTGGGCGCCGACGTTGACGCCGTTCCGTTTGAGGACTTGGCCGACTTTACGCCGGTGCAGCGGGCTTCGCGATATGCCGTTCTTCCGCTCCTGGGCGTCCTCGCCTTCTTCCTGATCGCTCCTACCACGTTCCTGGGGGCTTCGGGGCGATTGCTTTCGCCGCGCACTCATTTTCAACCGCCGGCGCCGTTTCAACTTGCCGTCTCGCCCGGCGACGCCACCCGTGTAAAAGGCGACTCGCTGCAGATCCGCATTGAAGCGACGGGTGACATGCCAGCGGCGCTCTCCTTGCAGGTAGACCCAGGTGCGGCCCCCGTACAAACGATGCGTCTTACCCCGAACGCCGCGGGCGTCTTCACCCACCTGCTGCGCGGCGTACGATCCGACCTGCGCTACCGGATTCGGCACCCGTTGCTGGATACGCGCTGGTACCGCGTGACGGTGCATCCGCGCCCGCTGGTGCAGCGCCTGCGCGTGGTGATAACGCCGCCGGCCTACACCGGCCTCCCCGCCGAAACGCTTGCGACCAATGTGGGCGACGTGACGGCCCTGCCCGGTAGCCGGGTGACGGTGCGTGCCCATGTGGGCGGCGCGCCGGTTGAACGCGCCACGCTCTTGTTTGCCGACAGCACCCAACGCCCACTCACCATCGACGGCCGCGCGGCCCTCGGATCGTTTACGCTGTACGCCGACGGGGCATACAGCCTTCGCCTGGAAAGTCCGCAGGGCATAGCCAATGCCGCGCCCATTCGCTACCAGCTGGCCACACAGCGCGACGCGCCGCCCGCGATTACGTTCGAGGCCCCGACCGCCCGGGCCGCCCTCACCGAGGCCCTCGCCCCAACCCTGCGCCTGCGCCTGCGCGACGACTTCGGGTTCTCGCGGGTGCGCCTGTACTATCGCGTCTCGGAGCGCCGCTTTGGCACCCCCGACTCCGCCTTTCGCTCCATCTCCCTTCCGCCGCCGCCCGCAGGCCGCGATCAGACGCTGTCGTACACGTGGCTCATGGCGCAAGCCTCGGGGCTCAATCTCATGCCGGGCGATGTCGTGTCGTACTACGCCAAGGTGTGGGACAACAACGCCGTGGCCGGCTATCGCTCCGACGTAACGGCCACCCAGCAGCTGCGCCTCCCGTCGATGGCCGAGCAGTACGAAGCCCTCGACAAGACGCAACAGGCGGCCACGCAAACGATCGACCGGATGCAGCAAGACGCGCAGCAGCTCCGCCAGGAGACCCAGGAGCTTAAGCAAACCATCCGGCGCACCCGCGAAGCCTCGTGGCAGTCAAAGCGGCAGGCCGAGCAGATTGCCCAGCAGCAACAGGCGCTGGAGCAAAAGGCCAACCAGCTGCAACAGCAGATGGAAGAGATCACGCGGCAGATGCAAAAGGGAGAGCTTACCAGCCCCGAGACGCAGAAGCTGTACAAAGAGCTGCAACGCGTGATTGAGGAGCTGAAGTCGCCCGAGCTTGAGCGCGCTCTGCAGAAGCTGCAAGAGGCCATGCAGCAGATGGACCTGCGGCAGATGATGCAGTCGATGGAGCAGATGACGTTTAATGAGGAACAGTACCAGCAGCGCCTGAAGCGCGTGAAGGAGCTGTTTGAGCGGCTGAAGGCGCAGCAATCGCTCGATGAGCTGGCGAAGCGGAGCGCGGCCATTGCGAAGCTCCAGAAGCAGCTGGCCGAACAGACCCAAAAGCTGGCGCAGGGCGACTCCGCGGCCGCCGCGCGGCCCCAGCCCTCTGAAACGGCCAATCAGCAGCAACCGAGCGGAAAAAAGGCGTCCGAGCGCAAGAAAAACGCAGGCCAGAAGCCAACCGCCCCCCAGCAAAAAGCGGCCGGCCGCTCGCCATCTCCCCAAAAGAAAACTACGCAGCAACAACGCGACGCCCTGGCCCGCGAGCAAGACCGGGCGCGCAAGCAGCTGGAGGCGCTGCAAAAACAGCTACGCAAGCTAACCGAGCCGTCTGCATCCAAGGCGCTTCCCAAAAAGCAGCTGCAGCAGCTCCAACAGCGCATGGCGCAACAGAAGCTAAGTCGGCAGATGAAGCAGAGCAGCCAACAGTTGCGCCGTGGACAGTTTAAGCAGGCCCAGCAGAGTCAGCAGCAGCTGCAGCAACAGATGCAACAGATGACGCAGCAGCTCCGGCAGATGAAGCAACAGATGTCGGGCAAGCAACGGCGCATCAATCGGGCGGGGCTTCTGGCAGCGCTCGACCATACCCTGCGGCTGTCGCAGCAACAGGAAGCGCTGCGTCACGCGGTTGACCGGTTGGTGAGCGAGAGCCCCACGCTGCGCGAGAAGGCGCAGGCGCAAAATCGGCTGGTGACGGGCACGACGCTGCTCAGCGACTCGCTGCAACACCTGGCCGAGCGCATCCCACAAATTTCGAGTGCTTTCCAGGCGCGGGCCACGAACGCCTTGCGCGCGATGGAAACCGCCACCACAGCCCTCACCGAGGGCCGCGTGCCCAACGCGACGAGCGAGCAAAAATCGGCCATGATGCACCTGAACGAGCTGGCCGCGCTTATTCTTGACGTCCTCGAACAGCTCAACAAGGGCCAGGGCAAGGGCGGCGGGGGTATGTCGATGCAGCAGATGATGCAGCAACTCCAGCAGATGGCCGGCCAGCAACAGCAGCTCAACCGCCAGATGCAACAGTTTCTGAACAGCGTGCAAGGCAAGCGGCTGTCGGCCAACCAGCAAGCCCGCCTCAAGCAGCTCGCGCGCCAGCAGGAGCGCATCCAGCAGGAGCTGAACGCCCTGCGCAAACAAGCCGGCCCCAACGCCCAGCAGGCCCTGGGCGACCTGGGCAAGGTGGCCGAGCAAATGGAGCAGACCATCCGCGAGCTGCAACAGCAGCGCGTTGACCGCCGGCGGCTCAACGACCGGCAGCAACAGATTTTGACGCGCCTGCTGCAGGCCCAGCAATCGCTGCGCACGCAAGGCACCGACGATCAGCGGAAGGCACGCACCGCCGAGGGCACTTACGAACGGACCCCGCCCGATGCGCTCTCGCCCGCGGAGCAGACCGACCGCCTGCGCCGCGACCTGATCCGTGCGCTAGAAAGCGGCTATGCCCCAGACTACGAGGCGCTCATCCGGGCGTATTTCGAGCGGCTGCAACAGCTACAGGCGCCGGCCGCGCCGCCACGCTAA
- the queF gene encoding preQ(1) synthase, with amino-acid sequence MSDTADSVEAFEQAAVEHTRAALDYMKQFGIEPEGHIRPFLPPDTRQDSIDRIPFAHDVAQRVTYETEPGEFSARCPFSGLPDFGTLRVEYVPGDWILELKSLKYYLISWRDIGAAQEDITAIIFQDLLDRLENPAHLVVTTEYNVRGGINTTCCVDSREQ; translated from the coding sequence ATGAGTGACACCGCCGATTCCGTTGAGGCGTTTGAGCAGGCCGCCGTTGAGCACACGCGGGCCGCGCTCGACTACATGAAGCAGTTTGGCATCGAACCCGAAGGCCACATTCGCCCGTTTCTTCCGCCCGACACGCGGCAAGACAGTATCGACCGCATCCCGTTTGCACACGATGTGGCGCAGCGCGTGACCTATGAAACCGAACCCGGCGAGTTTTCGGCGCGCTGCCCCTTTTCCGGGCTCCCCGATTTTGGCACCCTCCGCGTGGAGTACGTGCCGGGCGACTGGATCCTGGAGTTGAAAAGCCTGAAGTACTACCTCATCTCGTGGCGCGACATCGGGGCAGCGCAAGAGGATATTACGGCAATCATTTTTCAGGATCTCCTCGACCGCCTCGAAAACCCCGCACACCTCGTCGTCACCACGGAGTACAACGTGCGCGGCGGCATTAACACCACGTGCTGCGTCGACAGCCGCGAGCAATAG
- a CDS encoding DNA-3-methyladenine glycosylase, translating to MALSPDFFDRSTLTVARDLLGRHLVRIADDGTRLVGRIVETEAYTEGDRAFHGWGLYDEETGTLRREGRAADLFRAPGTAYIYLIYGMYWLLNVVTEPEGRGGGVLIRAVEPLEGAAHMQQRRAAAKRPVELTNGPGKLTQAFAVDDRLHAALLTEPPLFFTAGQPVDDAAVETSARIGLTKGVNRPWRFFIADHPYVSPGVPSDQRA from the coding sequence ATGGCGTTGTCGCCCGATTTTTTCGACCGCTCCACCCTCACCGTCGCCCGCGACCTCCTGGGGCGCCATCTGGTACGCATCGCCGACGATGGCACGCGCCTGGTCGGCCGGATCGTTGAAACGGAGGCCTACACCGAGGGCGACCGCGCCTTTCATGGATGGGGCCTGTACGACGAAGAAACGGGCACGCTGCGACGCGAAGGCCGCGCGGCCGATCTCTTCCGTGCACCGGGCACGGCCTACATTTACCTCATCTACGGCATGTACTGGCTCCTGAACGTGGTCACCGAGCCGGAAGGGCGAGGCGGCGGCGTACTCATCCGCGCTGTTGAACCGCTTGAAGGGGCCGCCCACATGCAACAGCGGCGCGCCGCCGCTAAGCGTCCCGTAGAGCTAACCAATGGCCCCGGCAAGCTGACGCAGGCGTTTGCCGTCGACGACCGCCTCCACGCGGCGCTCCTTACCGAGCCTCCGCTCTTTTTTACGGCCGGCCAGCCGGTGGACGACGCGGCGGTGGAGACGTCGGCGCGCATTGGCCTCACGAAAGGCGTCAACCGCCCCTGGCGCTTCTTTATCGCCGATCATCCATACGTGTCGCCCGGCGTGCCGAGCGATCAGCGCGCCTGA
- the atpC gene encoding ATP synthase F1 subunit epsilon yields MADELYVDIVTPDDRAFRGHASGVRAPGVEGSFEVLKNHAPLIAALGVGPLVVRTQDAHEYADMHDDRIVFATTGGFLEVLDNKVTVLADAVELASEIDVERAQAAEKRALDRLQQGSSDDIDRERAEAALERARGRLRVAMGQVGAAR; encoded by the coding sequence ATGGCAGACGAATTGTACGTAGACATCGTAACGCCCGACGACCGCGCCTTCCGCGGCCATGCCAGCGGCGTGCGCGCGCCCGGCGTAGAGGGCAGCTTTGAAGTGCTCAAGAACCACGCGCCGCTCATCGCGGCCCTCGGCGTAGGGCCGCTGGTGGTGCGCACGCAAGACGCCCACGAGTACGCCGACATGCACGACGACCGCATCGTCTTTGCAACGACGGGCGGCTTCCTCGAAGTGCTGGATAACAAGGTGACGGTGCTTGCTGATGCCGTCGAGCTGGCCTCCGAGATTGATGTGGAACGCGCACAAGCGGCCGAAAAGCGCGCGCTCGACCGCCTCCAGCAAGGGAGCAGCGACGACATCGACCGCGAACGCGCCGAGGCGGCGCTGGAACGTGCCCGCGGCCGGCTGCGCGTGGCGATGGGCCAAGTGGGCGCCGCACGGTAA